One window from the genome of Variovorax sp. PAMC26660 encodes:
- the metK gene encoding methionine adenosyltransferase, whose translation MANDFLFTSESVSEGHPDKVADQISDAILDAIFEQDPRSRVAAETLTNTGLVVLAGEITTNAHVDYIQVARDTIKRIGYDNTEYGIDYKGCAVMVCYDKQSNDIAQGVDHASDDHLNTGAGDQGLMFGYACDETPELMPAPIYYAHRLVERQAQLRKDGRLPFLRPDAKSQVTMRYVDGKPHSIDTVVLSTQHSPDQSETSTKMKASFNEAIIEEIIKPVLPKEWLQNTRYLINPTGRFVIGGPQGDCGLTGRKIIVDTYGGACPHGGGAFSGKDPSKVDRSAAYAARYVAKNIVAAGIARQCQIQVAYAIGVAEPMNITVYTEGTGVISDEKIAALVREHFDLRPKGIIQMLDLLRPIYQKTAAYGHFGREEPEFTWEATNQAAALRAAAGL comes from the coding sequence ATGGCGAACGATTTCCTCTTCACTTCCGAATCCGTTTCCGAAGGCCACCCCGACAAGGTCGCCGACCAGATCTCGGATGCCATCCTGGACGCGATCTTCGAGCAGGACCCCCGCAGCCGCGTGGCCGCCGAAACGCTGACCAACACCGGCCTCGTGGTGCTCGCCGGCGAGATCACGACCAACGCGCACGTCGACTACATCCAGGTTGCGCGCGACACCATCAAGCGCATCGGCTACGACAACACCGAGTACGGCATCGACTACAAGGGTTGCGCCGTGATGGTCTGCTACGACAAGCAGTCCAACGACATCGCCCAAGGCGTGGACCATGCGAGCGACGACCACCTGAACACCGGCGCCGGCGACCAGGGCCTGATGTTCGGCTACGCCTGCGACGAAACGCCCGAGCTGATGCCCGCGCCCATCTACTACGCGCACCGCCTCGTGGAGCGCCAAGCCCAACTGCGCAAGGACGGCCGCCTGCCTTTCCTGCGCCCCGACGCCAAGAGCCAGGTCACGATGCGCTACGTGGACGGCAAGCCCCACAGCATCGACACCGTGGTGCTCTCGACGCAACACAGCCCTGACCAGAGCGAAACCTCGACCAAGATGAAGGCCTCGTTCAACGAAGCCATCATCGAAGAGATCATCAAGCCGGTGCTGCCGAAGGAGTGGCTGCAGAACACGCGTTACCTGATCAACCCGACCGGCCGCTTCGTCATCGGCGGCCCGCAAGGCGACTGCGGCCTCACCGGCCGCAAGATCATCGTCGACACCTACGGCGGCGCCTGCCCGCACGGTGGTGGCGCGTTCTCGGGCAAGGACCCGTCGAAGGTCGACCGCTCGGCCGCCTACGCCGCGCGCTACGTGGCCAAGAACATCGTGGCCGCCGGCATCGCACGCCAGTGCCAGATCCAGGTGGCCTACGCGATCGGCGTGGCCGAGCCGATGAACATCACGGTCTACACCGAAGGCACCGGCGTGATCTCCGACGAGAAGATCGCAGCCCTCGTGCGCGAACACTTCGACCTGCGTCCCAAGGGCATCATCCAGATGCTCGACCTGCTGCGCCCGATCTACCAGAAGACCGCCGCCTACGGCCACTTCGGCCGCGAAGAGCCCGAGTTCACCTGGGAAGCGACGAACCAGGCCGCAGCCCTGCGCGCAGCCGCCGGCCTCTGA
- a CDS encoding response regulator transcription factor has protein sequence MKLLLIEDNPQLAHWLASLLREQDFVVDHVDNGDAADRLLLQTAYDVVLLDLNIPQLSGKAVLRRLRERGDAVPVIILTATASLDQKVLCLEIGADDYLVKPFEIRELVARIKVLVRRQMPGKANDIACGDLHYDLRTRQFALAGEELALPPRERTLLETLMLKAGSTVSKQALIDAIFGLDDEPSADAVDIYIHRLRKKLEASQATIITLRGVGYLLRTRQED, from the coding sequence ATGAAGCTGCTGCTCATCGAAGACAACCCGCAACTTGCGCACTGGCTCGCGAGCCTGCTGCGCGAGCAGGACTTCGTGGTCGACCACGTGGACAACGGCGACGCGGCCGACCGCCTGCTGCTGCAGACGGCCTACGACGTGGTGCTGCTGGACCTGAACATCCCGCAGCTCTCGGGCAAGGCGGTGCTGCGGCGGTTGCGCGAGCGCGGCGATGCGGTGCCGGTGATCATCCTCACGGCCACCGCGTCGCTCGACCAGAAGGTGCTGTGCCTGGAGATCGGTGCCGACGACTACCTCGTGAAGCCTTTCGAGATCCGCGAGCTGGTCGCGCGCATCAAGGTGCTGGTGCGCCGCCAGATGCCGGGCAAGGCCAACGACATTGCTTGCGGCGACCTGCACTACGACTTGCGCACACGGCAGTTCGCGTTGGCGGGCGAGGAACTGGCGCTGCCGCCGCGCGAGCGCACGCTGCTGGAAACGCTGATGCTGAAGGCGGGGAGCACGGTGTCGAAACAGGCGCTGATCGACGCGATCTTCGGGTTGGACGATGAGCCGAGCGCGGATGCGGTCGACATCTACATCCATCGGTTGCGCAAGAAGCTTGAGGCGAGCCAGGCGACGATCATCACGCTGCGAGGCGTGGGCTACCTGTTGCGCACGCGCCAGGAAGACTAG
- a CDS encoding ABC transporter ATP-binding protein, translating into MRNGTPPTNSSSAVTSAIDFNDVSLRFISQDGNATVALRNFSMSVARGEFVAIVGPTGCGKSTTLNMITGLLKPTVGDVKVMGQPVNGIDPRIGFVFQADAVFPWRSVEDNVAAGPIFRGKPKKEAMALAQEWIHRVGLSKFGKHYPHQLSGGMRKRVALAQTFINNPEILLMDEPFSALDMQTRTLMQDELLQLWSGNGGSVVFVTHDIEEAIALADRVFVLSARPATLKRVYEIDLPRPRVMSEVRYTPQFIEISKHIWDDLREEVVIQ; encoded by the coding sequence ATGCGCAACGGAACGCCCCCCACCAACAGCAGCAGTGCCGTGACGTCGGCGATCGACTTCAACGACGTGTCGCTGCGCTTCATCTCGCAGGACGGCAACGCCACCGTGGCGCTGCGCAACTTCAGCATGTCGGTGGCGCGCGGCGAGTTCGTCGCCATCGTCGGGCCCACGGGCTGCGGCAAGTCGACCACGCTGAACATGATCACCGGCCTGCTCAAGCCCACCGTGGGCGACGTGAAGGTGATGGGCCAGCCCGTGAACGGCATCGATCCGCGCATCGGCTTCGTGTTCCAGGCCGACGCGGTGTTCCCCTGGCGCAGCGTGGAAGACAACGTGGCCGCTGGCCCGATCTTTCGTGGCAAGCCCAAGAAGGAAGCCATGGCGCTGGCGCAAGAGTGGATCCATCGCGTGGGCCTCTCGAAGTTCGGCAAGCACTACCCGCACCAGCTCTCGGGTGGCATGCGCAAGCGCGTGGCGCTGGCGCAGACCTTCATCAACAACCCCGAGATCCTGCTGATGGACGAGCCTTTCTCTGCGCTCGACATGCAGACGCGCACGCTGATGCAGGACGAGCTGCTGCAGCTGTGGTCGGGCAACGGCGGCTCGGTGGTGTTCGTCACGCACGACATCGAAGAAGCCATTGCGCTGGCCGACCGCGTGTTCGTGCTGTCGGCGCGGCCCGCCACGCTCAAGCGGGTGTACGAGATCGACCTGCCGCGCCCGCGCGTCATGTCCGAAGTGCGCTACACGCCGCAGTTCATCGAAATCTCGAAGCACATCTGGGACGACCTGCGCGAAGAAGTGGTCATCCAGTGA
- a CDS encoding ABC transporter substrate-binding protein gives MSASRRTLLAAAICTALAATAPLAQAADAPITIMVGGINKIIYLPAKLTEALGYFKDEGLNVELQSQPAGVDAENQLIAGAVQGVVGFYDHTIDLQSKGKEIQAIAVFCKVPGEVELVSTKAAAAGFKTMADAKGGKTLGVTGLGSSTDFLTRYLADRAGVASKDYSLLPVGAGNTFIAAMKQDRIQAGMTTEPTVSQMLKTGDAKVLVDLRTEADTIKALGGLYPAASLYVQNTWAESHKAEATKLARAFARTMEYIHTHSAEEIAEKVPRDYYGNDKELYVTALKASLPMFTTDAKMPAGGPETVLKVLATYKPLVKSKNIDLSKTYSNAYLAAAAK, from the coding sequence ATGTCCGCTTCACGCCGCACCCTGCTGGCCGCCGCCATTTGCACCGCGCTCGCCGCCACCGCCCCGCTCGCACAGGCCGCCGACGCGCCCATCACCATCATGGTGGGCGGCATCAACAAGATCATCTACCTGCCGGCCAAGCTCACCGAGGCACTGGGCTACTTCAAGGACGAAGGCCTGAACGTCGAGCTGCAATCGCAGCCCGCCGGCGTCGATGCCGAGAATCAACTGATCGCCGGTGCGGTGCAGGGCGTGGTGGGCTTCTACGACCACACCATCGACCTGCAGAGCAAGGGCAAGGAAATCCAGGCCATCGCCGTGTTCTGCAAGGTCCCGGGCGAAGTCGAGCTGGTGTCGACCAAGGCGGCAGCCGCAGGCTTCAAGACCATGGCCGATGCCAAGGGCGGCAAGACGCTGGGCGTGACGGGCCTGGGCTCTTCCACCGACTTCCTCACGCGCTACCTGGCCGACCGTGCCGGCGTGGCCTCGAAGGACTACTCGCTGCTGCCCGTGGGCGCCGGCAACACCTTCATCGCTGCCATGAAGCAGGACCGCATCCAGGCCGGCATGACCACCGAGCCCACCGTGTCGCAGATGCTCAAGACCGGCGACGCCAAGGTGCTGGTCGACCTGCGCACCGAGGCCGACACCATCAAGGCGCTCGGTGGCCTGTACCCCGCCGCCAGCCTCTACGTGCAGAACACCTGGGCCGAGTCGCACAAGGCCGAGGCCACCAAGCTGGCCCGCGCCTTCGCTCGCACCATGGAATACATCCACACCCACAGCGCCGAAGAAATCGCCGAGAAGGTGCCGCGCGACTACTACGGCAACGACAAGGAGCTGTACGTCACGGCGCTGAAGGCCTCGCTGCCGATGTTCACCACCGACGCCAAGATGCCCGCCGGCGGCCCCGAGACCGTGCTGAAGGTGCTCGCCACCTACAAGCCGCTGGTCAAGAGCAAGAACATCGACCTGTCGAAGACCTACAGCAACGCCTACCTGGCAGCGGCGGCGAAGTGA
- a CDS encoding lipid A biosynthesis acyltransferase has protein sequence MSLGSQLGIGFMRAIAPLPLPLVRGFGALLGRILHTVAVPRRRVVDTNLAVCFPEKSEAERRAIARETFVFVAQSWLDRSWLWHAPEKVVASRLKVVGAAPEIREIAEGDAPMILFAPHFYGLDAAATALTMHTARPSATIYTTQRDPMVDAWIREGRTRFGDVAALNRVDGIKPVLQGLRKGGLLYLLPDMDFGRDQTIFVPFYGVQAATVPSLSRFARLGKAKVVPIVSKLTPDGYEIQVLPAWQNFPTDDVEADTALMNKRLQGYIDTMPSQYYWVHRRFKTRPEGDPSIY, from the coding sequence ATGAGCCTCGGTTCCCAACTCGGCATCGGCTTCATGCGGGCGATCGCGCCATTGCCCCTGCCGCTGGTGCGTGGCTTCGGCGCGCTCCTCGGCCGCATCCTGCACACCGTCGCCGTGCCTCGCAGGCGCGTGGTCGACACCAACCTGGCCGTTTGCTTCCCCGAGAAATCGGAGGCCGAGCGCCGCGCCATCGCGCGCGAGACCTTTGTCTTCGTGGCGCAGTCGTGGCTGGACCGCAGCTGGCTCTGGCATGCACCCGAGAAGGTGGTGGCGAGCCGGCTCAAGGTGGTCGGCGCGGCGCCGGAGATCCGCGAGATCGCCGAAGGCGATGCGCCCATGATCCTGTTCGCGCCGCATTTCTACGGCCTGGACGCGGCAGCCACCGCGCTGACCATGCACACGGCCCGCCCCTCGGCCACCATCTACACGACCCAGCGCGACCCGATGGTCGACGCCTGGATTCGCGAGGGCCGCACGCGCTTCGGCGACGTGGCCGCTCTGAACCGGGTCGACGGCATCAAGCCGGTGCTGCAAGGCCTGCGCAAGGGCGGCCTGCTGTACCTGCTGCCCGACATGGATTTCGGCCGCGACCAGACCATCTTCGTGCCGTTCTATGGCGTGCAGGCCGCGACCGTGCCCTCGCTCTCGCGCTTCGCGCGGCTGGGCAAGGCCAAGGTGGTGCCGATCGTGTCCAAGCTCACGCCCGACGGCTACGAGATCCAGGTGCTGCCGGCCTGGCAGAACTTCCCGACGGACGATGTCGAGGCCGACACGGCGCTCATGAACAAGCGCCTGCAGGGCTACATCGACACGATGCCTTCCCAGTATTACTGGGTGCATCGCCGCTTCAAGACCCGCCCCGAAGGCGATCCTTCGATCTACTGA
- a CDS encoding TonB-dependent receptor: protein MNVAFATVARLLMLGVPFAAQAQQQEPQADTAAARLREVTVSTPRGEVTPFNVPGSVDRIDGDEMRDSRLQVNLSESLGAVPGLQVQNRLNYAQDLQLSIRGFGARSTFGVRGVRLYVDGIPATLPDGQGQTSNIDIGSVDRIEVLRGPFSALYGNSSGGVVQAFTASGEGAPRLSYSLAGGSFGTWRQSLQLSGSQGAVDYMLDASRFHTDGWREHSAARRDIANGKLGIALDNGDKLTLILNSVRIDAQDPLGLTADQYALAPRNAPLANQYNTRKTVEQTQIGLLYERRIDADQALRLMVYGGERKTTQYQSIPVSAQQNPLHAGGVIDLSRQYGGVDLRWSAALKLAERPLDVVAGLGYDSLREQRRGYENYLGPVAAPLLGVQGRLRRNERNTVWNLDPYAQATWRFTDRWTLEAGVRRSSVHFDSQDHYIVGTNRDDSGNVRYSRTLPVASLRYQATPDLALYGSIGRGFETPTLNELSYRANGASGLNFALRPSVNDSIELGAKARLAGGLLTAALFQTRTRDEIVTDTNVGGRATFQNAGRTRRNGFELGWQHETANHWRTQLAYTWLDATYRDAFCSPSPCGAANTVAAGNRIPGIARQSLFASLGWVPPEGWRAGVEMRALGRIQANDVNTAVAAGYAVAAAYAGYLKKWERWELNAFARIDNLFDRRYVGSVIVNEGNGRYYEPAPGRNWTVGLSGAYRF from the coding sequence ATGAATGTCGCCTTCGCCACCGTCGCCCGCCTGCTGATGCTGGGCGTTCCATTCGCCGCGCAGGCACAGCAGCAGGAGCCGCAGGCTGACACGGCAGCGGCCCGGCTGCGTGAAGTGACCGTCTCCACCCCGCGCGGCGAGGTCACGCCCTTCAACGTGCCCGGCTCGGTGGACCGCATCGATGGCGACGAGATGCGCGACAGCCGCCTGCAGGTCAATCTCTCCGAAAGCCTGGGCGCCGTGCCGGGGCTGCAGGTGCAGAACCGGCTGAACTACGCGCAAGACCTGCAACTGTCCATTCGCGGATTCGGGGCGCGCTCCACCTTCGGTGTGCGCGGCGTGCGGCTGTACGTCGACGGCATTCCCGCCACCTTGCCCGATGGACAGGGCCAGACCTCGAACATCGACATCGGCTCGGTCGACCGCATCGAGGTGTTGCGCGGGCCGTTCTCAGCGCTCTATGGCAATTCTTCCGGCGGCGTGGTGCAGGCATTCACCGCCTCGGGCGAGGGCGCGCCCCGGCTGTCGTATTCGCTGGCCGGCGGCAGCTTCGGCACCTGGCGCCAGTCGTTGCAGCTCAGCGGTTCGCAGGGCGCGGTCGACTACATGCTCGATGCGAGCCGCTTTCACACCGACGGCTGGCGCGAGCACAGCGCCGCGCGGCGCGACATCGCCAACGGCAAGCTCGGCATTGCGCTGGACAACGGCGACAAGCTCACGCTGATTCTGAACAGCGTGCGCATTGACGCGCAAGACCCGTTGGGCCTCACGGCCGACCAGTACGCCCTGGCGCCGCGCAATGCGCCGCTCGCCAACCAGTACAACACCCGCAAGACGGTCGAGCAGACGCAGATCGGCCTGCTCTACGAGCGGCGCATCGATGCCGACCAGGCGCTGCGCCTCATGGTCTACGGCGGTGAACGCAAGACCACGCAGTACCAGTCGATCCCGGTGTCGGCGCAGCAGAACCCGCTGCACGCGGGCGGTGTGATCGATCTGTCGCGCCAGTACGGCGGCGTCGACCTGCGCTGGAGCGCCGCGCTGAAGCTGGCCGAACGGCCGCTCGACGTGGTCGCAGGCCTGGGCTACGACAGCCTGCGCGAGCAGCGCCGCGGCTACGAGAACTACCTCGGCCCCGTTGCGGCGCCGCTGCTCGGCGTGCAAGGGCGACTGCGCCGCAACGAGCGCAACACGGTGTGGAACCTCGACCCCTACGCGCAAGCCACCTGGCGCTTCACCGACCGCTGGACGCTCGAAGCGGGTGTGCGCCGCAGCAGCGTGCACTTCGATTCGCAGGACCACTACATCGTCGGCACCAACCGCGACGACAGCGGCAACGTGCGCTACAGCAGGACGCTGCCCGTGGCGTCGCTGCGTTACCAGGCCACGCCGGACCTCGCGTTGTATGGCTCCATCGGCCGGGGCTTCGAGACGCCGACGCTCAACGAACTCTCATACCGCGCGAACGGCGCCAGCGGGCTCAACTTTGCGCTGCGGCCTTCGGTCAACGACAGCATCGAGCTGGGTGCGAAGGCCCGGCTTGCGGGCGGACTGCTGACGGCCGCACTGTTCCAGACCCGCACGCGCGACGAGATCGTGACCGACACCAACGTCGGCGGCCGTGCGACGTTCCAGAATGCCGGCCGCACGCGGCGCAACGGCTTCGAGCTGGGGTGGCAGCACGAGACGGCCAACCACTGGCGCACGCAGTTGGCTTACACCTGGCTGGACGCGACGTACCGTGACGCCTTCTGCTCACCGTCGCCCTGCGGCGCCGCGAACACCGTGGCTGCGGGCAATCGCATTCCGGGCATCGCGCGGCAGTCGCTGTTCGCGTCGCTGGGCTGGGTGCCACCCGAAGGCTGGCGCGCGGGTGTGGAAATGCGCGCGCTGGGCCGTATCCAGGCCAACGACGTCAACACTGCCGTCGCCGCTGGCTACGCGGTCGCTGCGGCCTATGCCGGCTATCTGAAGAAGTGGGAGCGTTGGGAGCTCAACGCTTTCGCGCGCATCGACAACCTGTTCGACCGCCGCTACGTGGGGTCGGTGATCGTCAACGAGGGCAACGGTCGTTACTACGAGCCTGCGCCTGGGCGTAACTGGACCGTGGGGTTGAGTGGCGCTTATCGGTTCTGA
- a CDS encoding sensor histidine kinase, with the protein MKRASLRLRLALWLLLPMSVFVAICGYLSWRNAAEVADYVQDHDLLSSAKVLSDRLIWEDDDVKASVPPSALSLFVSPERDRVFLSVTGSAGEVLAGSPDFPLPAVRKPEGTDRAQWYDTHFAGVPLRAVVTTRSMYEAGGARDITIAVGKTERSRDHMLRTLWWPSMEYLLIALVLTIALAVAALTLELRPIVRLSQQLAQRDPLHLDLVVDPQALHTELRPVADTINRFVGQLKAHSEAQRRFIADAAHQLRTPLAMQASQIEFARYTRQHRGEWDTRRTDMDAMWIAMQTSNRRLVDVTNKLLLLAQAEHGDAHTRLERVDLAAVALRCVEQLAALADRRGIDLGLEADAGPQGACVLAQPALLDALVTNLLDNALRYTQEGGRVTVGVRQVAGAVVELTVEDNGPGIPVEARERVFERFYRVAQDTEGTGLGLAIVREIARAFDANVDLAANPREAQGLLVTVRFPPVA; encoded by the coding sequence ATGAAGCGCGCCAGCCTGCGCCTGCGATTGGCACTCTGGCTGCTGCTGCCCATGTCTGTGTTCGTGGCGATCTGCGGCTACCTGAGCTGGCGCAATGCGGCAGAGGTGGCCGACTATGTGCAGGACCACGACCTGCTGTCTTCCGCCAAGGTGTTGTCAGACCGGCTGATCTGGGAGGACGACGACGTCAAGGCCAGCGTGCCGCCTTCTGCGCTGAGCCTGTTCGTGTCGCCCGAGCGCGACCGCGTGTTCCTGAGCGTGACGGGCAGCGCCGGCGAGGTGCTGGCCGGCTCGCCTGACTTTCCGCTGCCCGCCGTGCGCAAGCCCGAGGGCACCGACCGCGCGCAGTGGTACGACACCCACTTCGCCGGTGTCCCGCTGCGCGCCGTCGTCACCACGCGCTCGATGTACGAGGCTGGCGGCGCGCGCGACATCACGATCGCCGTGGGCAAGACCGAGCGCAGTCGTGACCACATGCTGCGCACGCTGTGGTGGCCGTCGATGGAGTACCTGCTGATTGCACTGGTGCTCACCATCGCGCTGGCCGTGGCCGCGCTGACGCTGGAGCTGCGCCCGATCGTGCGGCTGAGCCAGCAGCTTGCGCAGCGCGACCCGCTGCACCTCGACCTGGTGGTCGACCCGCAGGCGCTGCATACCGAGCTGCGGCCGGTGGCCGACACCATCAACCGCTTCGTGGGGCAACTCAAGGCGCACTCGGAAGCGCAGCGTCGCTTCATCGCCGATGCGGCGCATCAGTTGCGCACGCCGCTGGCAATGCAGGCCTCGCAGATCGAGTTTGCGCGCTACACGCGACAGCACCGCGGCGAATGGGACACGCGCCGCACCGACATGGATGCGATGTGGATCGCGATGCAGACCAGCAACCGCCGGCTGGTCGACGTGACCAACAAGCTGCTGCTATTGGCGCAGGCCGAGCACGGCGACGCGCACACGCGGCTGGAGCGGGTCGATCTGGCCGCGGTGGCGCTGCGCTGCGTGGAACAACTGGCGGCGCTGGCAGACCGGCGCGGCATCGACCTGGGGCTGGAGGCGGATGCAGGGCCGCAGGGCGCGTGCGTGCTGGCGCAGCCCGCGCTGCTCGATGCGCTGGTGACCAACCTGCTCGACAACGCGCTGCGCTACACGCAAGAAGGCGGTCGCGTGACCGTCGGCGTGCGACAGGTGGCAGGTGCTGTTGTGGAATTGACGGTGGAAGACAACGGCCCCGGCATTCCCGTCGAGGCGCGCGAGCGCGTGTTCGAGCGCTTCTACCGGGTGGCGCAGGACACCGAGGGAACGGGGCTGGGGCTGGCCATCGTGCGCGAGATTGCGCGGGCCTTCGATGCCAACGTGGACCTCGCAGCCAACCCGCGCGAAGCGCAGGGGCTGCTGGTCACGGTGCGGTTTCCGCCGGTCGCCTGA
- a CDS encoding lysophospholipid acyltransferase family protein has protein sequence MITLFRLLARVPMPLMHRLGAMLGWLVWWSAPDYRRRFKAHAERAGFAPDQYRPAIAAAGKMASELPWLWLRPQGETVLPRVLRWEGVEAFEAAMQAKKGVILVAPHLGSWEMCGQAIGERFLAAYGPITALFRPARKKWMANLIAAGSRDRPGLQTLPTNNSGVRGLIRTLRGGGYTGILPDQVPPLGQGVWAPFLGRPAYTMTLLPRLAQQTGAACFLSVCERLPRGAGYVIRFEPIVGTALTDPKASIEEAAAAMNDAIGRLIHSLPGQYVWDYARYKEPRAERVTAATAGEAP, from the coding sequence ATGATCACCCTGTTCCGCCTGCTTGCCCGCGTGCCGATGCCGTTGATGCATCGCCTCGGCGCCATGCTGGGCTGGCTGGTCTGGTGGAGCGCGCCGGACTACCGCCGCCGCTTCAAGGCCCACGCCGAGCGCGCGGGCTTCGCGCCCGACCAATACCGTCCCGCCATCGCCGCCGCCGGCAAGATGGCTTCCGAGTTGCCCTGGCTGTGGCTGCGCCCGCAGGGCGAGACCGTGCTGCCGCGCGTGCTGCGCTGGGAAGGCGTCGAGGCCTTCGAGGCCGCCATGCAGGCGAAGAAGGGCGTGATTCTTGTGGCGCCGCACCTCGGCAGCTGGGAAATGTGCGGCCAGGCCATCGGCGAACGCTTCCTGGCAGCCTATGGCCCGATCACGGCGCTGTTCCGCCCGGCACGCAAGAAATGGATGGCCAACCTGATCGCTGCGGGCTCGCGCGACCGGCCCGGCCTGCAGACGCTGCCGACCAACAACAGCGGTGTGCGCGGCCTGATCCGCACCCTGCGCGGCGGCGGCTACACCGGCATCCTTCCCGACCAGGTGCCGCCGCTGGGGCAGGGCGTCTGGGCGCCGTTCCTGGGACGGCCTGCCTACACCATGACCTTGCTTCCGCGCCTGGCGCAACAAACCGGCGCGGCCTGCTTCCTGAGCGTGTGCGAACGCCTGCCGCGCGGTGCCGGCTACGTGATCCGCTTCGAGCCCATCGTGGGCACGGCGCTGACCGATCCGAAGGCCTCCATCGAGGAGGCCGCCGCCGCCATGAACGACGCCATCGGACGGCTGATCCACAGCCTGCCTGGCCAGTACGTGTGGGATTACGCACGCTACAAGGAGCCGCGCGCCGAGCGAGTGACTGCCGCCACGGCCGGGGAGGCGCCATGA
- a CDS encoding ABC transporter permease: MTPSPIPAAAVLPSSLSDAALARESEIAQAAIRGRRRMIIALRLIVLVVVLGGWEIAARLKWIDPFFYSMPSMIYDQLVEWMRDGTSQGSLWMQVAVTLEETVIGFLIGAIAGVFCGILLGRNKLLSDVFSLYIQIANSIPRVVLGSIFVIALGLGMASKVALAVVMVFFVVFGNAFQGVREADKFMIANAQILGASPRQVTMSVVIPSAMSWILASLHVSFGFALVGAVVGEFLGAKEGIGLLISTAQGAFNASGVFAAMIVLAVVALAADFLLSSLEKRLLKWRPAAF, encoded by the coding sequence ATGACGCCCTCCCCCATCCCCGCGGCAGCCGTGCTGCCCTCCTCGCTCAGCGATGCCGCGCTGGCGCGCGAGTCCGAAATCGCGCAAGCGGCCATCCGTGGCCGCCGCCGCATGATCATCGCGCTGCGGCTGATCGTGCTGGTGGTGGTCCTGGGCGGCTGGGAGATCGCGGCGCGCCTGAAGTGGATCGACCCGTTCTTCTACTCGATGCCCTCGATGATCTACGACCAGCTCGTGGAGTGGATGCGCGACGGTACCTCGCAAGGCTCGCTGTGGATGCAGGTCGCGGTGACGCTCGAAGAAACGGTGATCGGCTTCCTGATCGGCGCCATCGCCGGTGTGTTCTGCGGCATCCTGCTGGGGCGCAACAAGCTGCTGTCGGATGTGTTCAGCCTCTACATCCAGATCGCCAACTCGATCCCGCGCGTGGTGCTGGGCTCGATCTTCGTGATCGCCCTGGGCCTGGGCATGGCGTCGAAGGTGGCGCTGGCTGTGGTGATGGTGTTCTTCGTGGTCTTCGGCAATGCTTTCCAGGGTGTGCGCGAGGCCGACAAGTTCATGATCGCGAACGCGCAGATCCTCGGTGCTTCGCCGCGCCAGGTGACGATGTCGGTGGTCATCCCATCGGCCATGTCGTGGATTCTTGCCAGCCTGCATGTGAGCTTCGGCTTTGCGCTGGTCGGTGCGGTGGTCGGCGAGTTCCTCGGCGCCAAGGAAGGCATCGGCCTGCTGATCTCGACGGCACAAGGCGCGTTCAATGCCAGCGGTGTGTTCGCGGCGATGATCGTTCTTGCTGTTGTGGCACTGGCGGCGGACTTCTTGTTGAGTTCGCTCGAGAAGCGATTGCTGAAGTGGCGGCCTGCTGCGTTCTGA